accactagtgggcggcgtgagatgactatcccggacgcgggctatGATGAcatttgattcagacagtttatgtatatatgtatgatatgatttaAAAGGTGAAAGTGAGCATGCATAATtctgcctcaagaggcaagcagttcaGTTATCTTTTCtgcttatgctttctatatttcatTATTGTGTTACCatacatgccttgcatactcagtacatttctcgtactgacgtccttttttttttaacgCTGTGTTTatggaggcgacccagatttctAGGAGCTACCCAACAGGTTTATAGCAGCACTCccctattccggaggtgccatcttgatacattattttgtgtatatatttgggcacgacggggtccggTCTTGTCCtcatgtctagcactctagtagaggctcgtagatatgtatgcgTGGGTCGTATGGTCTCATGATCTCCTCAGTGTATATTATGCTACActgtatattattattttgataaccaaagggcttatgtatataaagccAGATATGCTTGGaattgaaaaatggttttccttatgacTAAAATTGTGAGGGCATAGATAAATGTAGAATAAGTATGATGACTagcagtatgagtggtgctcggtagttagctccgggtaccagtcatggccccctagtcgggtcgtgacaatcttaatattcagatgtgtattcagattcagatgtcttaATCTTAATctaaacaaatgaggccttaatgAGCAAATTTTTAACCTTTTCTTGAATtccttgttatgtattgaatatttaagtatGTGGTATTTTATTCTTtcatttgaatcttgtttatgagaaTATTCATCATTAAGTGTTGAattaaatctcttgttttgcttatgtatagAATgaattttatttctaatgaagtgatctttgtttctttaattaatcttgttctttaatgtttcttaagggactAGCTAACCATATGACCCACTCATTTACTTCaatttgagctcggaagaggaaaattgaggttgggaaagattaattaacaagaattttgggctttaaacctcatctaataacttgagctagaaatAGGAAATTTAACTTGAGATCAATTgcttgtgcttaatatcacattCCAAGGTTTGGAAAAGCTTAGAgcgaaattcattgatttggttggaaaactttcaaTGGGATTTTACAAATCATTATCAAACACTTATACCCTTTTACTATGGAAATCATACAATTATAGTCCCTTAAGAGATATATAAGTATTTAAATATATTAAATATCATCTTTAAAAGATAagttaaaattataaataaaaagtTTTTATGTGTTCATTGTTTATGATATTTTAAAAAGGAAACATTTTTATTGAAAATCTTTATTTACGTCTTtgattttaaaagagaagaaatatCTTTTAAACATGTATCTTTTGGAACTTTTAGAATAAAACATGAATACAAATTAGTGTAACTATAAAACAGACTGTAATTTTGCATATAGTAttttgcataaaaataaaaaggatTCGGGTTTAACCGACCCAATTGCCGCGTTCAGTTACCCATGCCCGTTGCTTTCAATAGTCTATATATCTCCCGCTTCATTTTGGAAATCGCTCAGATTTCAACTTTCAATTCTCAGCCATGGAACCGTCACGGTCAGCGAACTCGGGTTCCAATTCAAAACGAACTTCAAAttcaaatagcaatcaaagtaacaagaagaagaagacgaatcAAAAGACCCTAGGCATGGCTTGGGGTGCCAATTCTCGTTCTGCTTCTCGTCCTTGTTTTAATAGTTCACCTTTCTCCAATTTCGGCAGGTTAAATCTTCTTCTTTCTTTACTTTGTAGTTTAAGACTGGCCACTAGTGGAATATGTTGATCATCAAGAAATATTGTTCGTTCTTATTATTGCAATGAAAAGAGTCGGAGTAAAATCTTCTTCTTTCTTTACTTTGTTTCTTGAACATTATATTCAATATCTGAACTGTTCTAATAGACTGGAGAGTGTTTTCTTTGGAGTTTACTTCGAATAGACGATCATCAAGAAAGTTCAAGACCGGCCACTAGTGGAATGTGTGTTGATCATCAAGTAATCTTATTCTTATTGCTTTAGAGACATTACATGAAAAGAGTCTGAGTAAAATCTTCTTCTTTCTTTACTTTGTTGGCACTGATATTGTGAAATCTTGAACATTAATTAGAATCTTTGTACATTATCTTGAATATTTGAACAGTTTTAATCAGCTGAAGAGTGTTTTTCCTTTGAGTTGACTTCGAATTAGGTGATCATCAAGAAAGTTTTTGACCGGCCACTAGTGGAATTTGTTGATCATCAAGAAatattattttaattactttatagaCGTTAATTATTGGAATTAAAGGAGTCCAATTAGTTTGTTGTTAGAGCATAGTTCATTGATTTTTATGGACTGTTTTTAGAGTTTGACTTCATATGTCTCCTCTATATGGCCAAGTACACGTCTTGCTTACAATTTACTTCATAAAAGACCCCTCCACTCTGATTTGATGTGTATAGTGTGTACTATATGACTTGTTTTTGGTGCTGATTTCCTGATCTTTCCATTGTGGCTTTTGACAACTTTGCTGTAGTTACATGGCCGTGAAGAATCAAAAGCTTCACGAGCAGTTTGATGCGGAGGCATCAAGCACTTCTCTCAGTGGTCCAAGCTCTTCAAAACCTATATTTCATAGTGTTTCCATTTTTGTTGATGGATACACGGTTCCTTCCAGTCAGGTTTAGTGCATTATGGTTTCTTTCTGGTCTATTTCCTGTTATTCTCATGACGGAGATTAATGTGATATGATTGCTTGAAGATATGAATTAAAAGAATAATGATGTTGAATAATTGTTTCATCAATAAAAAACCTTCTCTAAATTTTGAACTGTCGAAACAAATGATTACTTGTATTCTTGCTTTCCGTGACACGAATAGTCTCTACTTTTGTAAGAAAGAGTTCATTTAATCTGCATGTAACCCCGCATACAAACATCCATCTTCATTGCAATCAATACATTGAGTATAGAATTATCATATTCTTTTCTGTACCTCACTGATTGTCTCATATGGAAGATTAGGTAGCTTCTCTTGCAGTTTATTGAATTGAACAATACTTCTTCAGGAACTTCGAGGATATATGTTGAAGCATGGAGGCCgttttgaaaattatttttctaggCGTCGTGTTACTCATATAATCTGTAGTAATCTTCCCGACAGTAAGGTCAAGAATTTAAGGTCAGTTCTAAACCAAGTTCATCAGGCTGTCAGTTTCTTATTTTTGTATCTCTGCTGAAACAGAAATTGCAATTTTTTTCTAAGATTTGTTTGAATTTGATATAGGTCCTTTAGCAGGGGACTTCCAGTAGTCAAACCCACATGGGTGTTGGATTCTGTTGCTGCAAATAAGCTTCTGAATTGTAAGTTTATATTTCTATGACTTTCTTTTTAACACAATCTAGCATGTTCACCACTTGTTTACTTTTTAGCTCTTTTATGGTGATTTTCCCTGAAAACATCTTTGTGGGTGAAAGGATATTGTTTGCAGAAGTTATTTTGGGGGACCTGTGCTTCTCCTCCTCTTAGGcctctttttatttcttgaattAGCAAGGGGGATAAAAAAGAGGAGAACAAGGAAGTGCTCTTTTACGTGTCTTCTAGTTATGTTTGTATTATATATTTGTATTGCAAAGTTTACAACTTCAGGCCTAGCTCCATCTTGTGAAGAGTCTACTTGAAGGGAAACACAGAAATGCTAAAGTACTTGAATCGTAAGAAGATTACCTTGTTCCCTTAGACGAGAAGTTTATTATGAGGTGCATGCACCTTTTCAAGTTCTTTATGAGTCCTGGGATATTCCATGAATTTTGTTTCCATCATTTTCTTGTAAACTTTGATGAGTCTACTTTCTGATGCTTCATGCCACTTACATCAGTACTTTCAATTTTCTCTCTTACTAAGCAACATCGGTTCTCTGTGTTGTTCTGTTGTTTTCAGGGGTTCCTTATCAGCTTGATCAGCTTGCAAGTGAAGCTAATAACCAGCCTAAGCTTTCTGCTTTCTTTATGAAAAACATTGCTGTTTCTGATGATGCAGCAACATGTTCAACTGGCCAAGCGACATCTAGAGTTGAGAGCCCATTGTCATATTCTGGACCAATTGAAGATCCTATATCCTTTGAAGAGTGGCAATCTGCAGAAGATTTGAAGCCTTGTACTCTAGAATTTAAAGAAGATCTAGTGCAAGAAAACTACAATATAGATAGAGTTGAAGAGTCAAGTTGTGGCATGGCAATGCAAGAACTGAGTGATGCTGCAAGTGGAGATGGAAGCCATGCTCCATTTTCAGCACCTTCCAGTCCTCACAATGATGGATCAGCTTGTAGCGACTGGACGAGTGATCCTGTTAAAGAGGGACCATCAAATTCAAAGATTCCTAGGTCTCCTAATCAGGGACATTCAACTCTAGTTGATCCTAATTTTGTGGAAAACTACTTTAAGGTACACATGTTGATATCTTGACATTAGCATTGCTCTTGCTTGAATCTTGTATTTACaacacccccccaccccccacccccccacacacacacaaaaaaaaaaaaaaaaaaaaaaagaaaaaacccaTAATGAACAATCTCTACGCCAAGTCcgttcttctttttccttttgctaGAGTGTTGATGTTAGATTATATTGTTATAATTGTTAAGTTAATTATCATCACATATTACAACACCTTTCTGCAAATATAACTTGGTTTTTGGAGCTCACCTTTAAATTTTGATGCGGACTAGTAAGTGTGAAACGAGCTTACGAAGTCGATTTTGATAGATGTGTTGGACTAAACATCCAACCTGGACTTTGAGGCAATGGGTGTAGTAACTTAAGATGAACTCCCCGGATGCCCTTTATACAGCCGACGTGGGgtatagtatatatacatacacacacaatATGTATATTGATAACTTGGgggatgttatgttatgtatctCCAACACCTTACCAAAAAAAATATATGCATCTCCAACACTTTGATAGGTGAAATGCCAGGATACATTATTTTTATCATAATAGGGCACCAAAGAGGAGCCTCTCATGTGCAAAAAGCTTTTGTTCAAAGGATAGAGAAGGCTGAGCTCATAGAAAAATATGTTAAAGGTGCTATGATGTTGGTATTCTTTTTTCCAAGGATTGCCAACAGGAGATCCACATGCTcatatcaacttttttttttttgggttaaagtTGTTTTAATGACTAATCATAAGTTATCAACTTACTTTATGCTTCTGCTGTTGCTGGACCTTTGAAGAGTGTGGAAGATCTAATTTCATTTGAATATGAAGAATCAACAGCCAACTCATATCTAGATATAGTGTTGCTTATATTACTTATACTAAATTCTCGGCAACCAGATTTTCTGGGGCCTTTTGATGCAATGAGATTACCTGCTTATGCTTGTGGATCTGTTAATTTGAATTTGTTCATTAGCAGCTATTGCATGGTACAACTAATATATACATAAATGTATGTGTACATTGATCAAGTAATTgcatatcaaatattaaaaacaCCTAATGCCGAAGTGGCTGACATATTCCTCATGGGCTTTTGTCTTCAGTATTCTAGGTTGCATTTCATTGGTACCTGGAGAAACCGGTATCGTAAACGATTTCCTAGCTCCCCTGGTGGGTTTAGATGCACAAGTTCAGGCCCTAGTTCTTCAGCCACAGCAAATAAGACGATCATTATTCATGTGGATATGGTAATTTCTGCTTCGATGGTCTGAAAACTTGACTTGTCCTCTTTCTGTTGTTATGCTTGCTTCTATGTTCTGGATCCTCTTCCTTCTCATCCTCCTCGATCTGAAGGAATGTCATATATATGATATATTACTCATCTCTGTAGATTATTCTCTGTACTGAAACAATCAATTCAACTTTACTTTTTCAGGATTGCTTTTTTGTGTCTGTGGTCATTAGGAAGCGCCCTGAGTTGAAGGATAAACCTGTTGCCATTTGCCATTCAGATAATCCACGCGGAACAGCAGAAATATCGTCAGCAAATTATCCTGCTAGGGGTTATGGTCAGTCTTTCAGTCAGTAATTCAATCTTTCCATAAACATCATCCTGTGTTAGAAATTCGGTCGTCATTCAAGCCTTTTTTTTCTTATAGGAGTAAAGGCTGGAATGTTTGTCAGAGATGCCAAGTCACGTTGCCCTCACCTAGTCATACTTTCTTATGACTTTGAAGCTTATGAGGAGGTGGTCATGATatttcagtttcttcatcttgtTCTTTTTTCCCCGTTTAATCATATTCTTTTTTATTTGGATTTTGAgtcctaatttctgatttcattTGCAGGTTGCTGATCGCTTTTATAACATCTTGCACAAGTACTGCAACAAAGTGCAAGTATGGCCTCAAAACTGTTTGTTGAGCAATTTCGTGATGTTTATATCTCTTGATTGGAAATTGCTACCGAATGCAGGCCGTAAGTTGTGATGAAGCTTTTGTAGATGCCACTGATTCTGGAGTAGAGGACATTCAAGCTTTTGTCTCAGTGATTAGAAAGGAGATTCTTGAGGCAACAGGCTGTACTGCTAGTGCTGGTATCGCTGGGAATATGCTTATGGCTCGTCTTGCTACTAGGATTGCAAAACCTGATGGGCAGTGTTACATTCCTGCTGAGAAGGTAGCTTACTTCGAGCTGTATTTTTGATGTATGAAGAGGAGAGAACTTATGTTTTGATTTCTGCTTTATACGTGTATCTTCTACTGCAGCTACATCTTTATTGGTTACATGTCATTGCTTTCTCTTTAACTATTCGTTGTTAACCTCCTTACCCAATAGTCCACCATGCATTGTGAATTTGCACGTACTTCTAAAAAGGATATGCCTGCAAGTGAAATCAGATTTTATAGGCTCCACTGTCTAAAAGTGAGGTTTCTGCCAGGGCTTCTCCATTGCCACATGAGAGGTTATTTTTGCTTCATTTTATTTATGTCTTCATCCTGTTCAAGCATAATAACCTTTTTTGCTGCAAGAATCTGGAGTTCAGATGGAAATCAGATGAATCCTTGAATTATTTTactaaaaagaaattaaacaatTCCAGTTTCTTATTACCCTATAAATAGAAAAAAAGATATCCTTGAATTTTTTGCTAAGGATAAATCCCAGAAAAGGGCTATTTTGATCACATAGTTTTGTGCCACCACTGATACTGTTCTATATCAAACACATTTCTCTTCTTTAGATCCTTTGATTAACTTTCCTTTTTGATCATCTTTTATTCTAGTGTCTACTACACGTAGTGGAAAAAGAGGAAAACAAAGGCTTGAAGATCATTCTAGAGAAGTAAAATAATTACTGTGATTTCACTGTGCTGATTTATCTTGTTGGCTATATTAGGTGGAGGAGCACCTGTGTGAACTTCCAGTAAAAGCACTTCCTGGAATTGGTCATGTGTTGGAAGAGAAGTTGAATAGGAGACAAATCACAACTTGTGGGCAGCTGCGTATGATTCCCAAGGTATTCATTGTTTAATATTTGTTTCTTTCTGCAATATATTGGTGATTGCTGTCATGGTTTCGGTTTTTCTATCTACTTATAGTTTTGTGTACAACAAGCACTGTTTTGAATCTCCTTTGATCTGGTTTCTCTCAGATACGTTTCACACTTGAAGAAACACTACAAGAGGACTTCATGAATCGTTAAATCTCTTGCTACAGAGATCTTCTTGTTCATTTTATCTTTGTTACTatgtttctttttttaaaaaataagatgaTGGTATTCTATTAAAGCTAAGTACTAGGATGGTACTGACAATTGTATGAAGGGGTATGTCTGTTATATCTGTGAGAGTTTGTAAGCAGAGTTTCTTCTAAGCGGGTGGCCTAGCGGTTGAGAGCTGAAGTGACAGCCTTGGGAACCAAGGATTGCCGTCTAGCAGGGACGACACTACTTgaattcttccaatctttctaaGCTacggaaaggggggggggggggggggggttagagtTATTTGATACCTAGGCCAGTGGAGGTTGTAGGTACAGTAGATTAGTTGAGATGCGCAGCATCTGCCCAGATACTACTGTTCCTAACAGAAGAGTAACGTTATGTTAAGTCTACTTGTCTATTTGCCTTCTCCATCCAAAGCCCTCCATGAAAAAGGTTTCACGTTTAACAGGTAATCTCAATTGGATAGCTATTAAAGAAAGATGACGGTTGTTATTCATTCTGTCTGCTTGAGTCAGAGTCCTCTTTGCCACTCGTCTCCCCAGTTTCATGCGCACATTCCCACCAATGTAAAATCGAGCATCCTTGGAACCTTCATTAACTAGAGCTGATGAAATAGGGGATAAATTGTTTATTTAATGCTGCATTTAACCAATTTGGCTTGCTGATCAGCTCCTGGAGTTTATTTCAGCTGGTGATGTTTTGTTAAACTCGTGATTAAAATGTTTTCAAATGTATGATCATTCGGCAAAAATGAGAATATCTTGTCTTCTTATTGTAACTATGATCTAATCAGTGCTTTTTAAATCCCTATGGGGGTTATTTCTTTTGATGAAAAAGTATGTCGAAAACATCACAGCACTTGTTAGATCGTTGGTTTGTTATCTTTTCTTAGAATTGCTCAAGACTTGTCTTATAGATTAAAGAAGCAATTTTTTTAATTGAACACTTTCATCATTTTTTTGCTGTTATTCAGCTGGCCGAGTAGGATGCTTTTCTCCTTTATATGATACTTATCGAAACACAAATCGTGGTGGCACAAAGAATGCTTTATATAATGAAATATGGATTATATAATCTCCCGCTCATTTGTTTTGTTTCCAGGAAACTCTCCAGAAGGACTTTGGTTCTAAAACCGGCACTACGCTATGGAACTATAGTAGAGGGATAGACGATCGGTTGGTTGGCATGATACAGGTTAGGACCAACACAGAATATCTTACTGTACCGCTTTTGTTTGTAGGCTTTCTTTTGGATGGTGTCATAGTCACACAACTGACTCACGAACTCCGATTGACCTTTATTTCACCGTTTCTTATTGTTTTGGATATTGGAGACTTGCTTAATGATTGATGAGGATTTCCTTTGCCTCCTGTGCTTGTTCTTGCTTCTAAATTGCTCATTGATTTTGGTGCCAATATAAGCACAGCCGCTCAAGTGGTATcggggtatgtgtgtgtgtgtatatatttatgatattttcagaGCAAAATTCTGTTTCCAATTCGAACACTGTAAGTTGTACGTATACACTTGCATTGTATTTCTGTAGAGGTCTTAAAAGCTGTTCTAGTACCTGTCAAAAGGAAGCAAATACTAGTTACATGCTTCACAAATCTGCATCATGAAGTTTGTCATTTTTGTTTTGAATCAGTCATGTGGGCTCAAGCCAAATATATAAGCCTCTCGATAACTTTTGCAGGAAAGCAAATCCATAGGTGCAGATGTTAACTGGGGCGTGAGGTTCAAGGATCTGAAAGATGTTAGATTTCCACTAAAATCATTGTTTGTATACCAAAATCATTGTTTGTATACCTTTGTATTAATGCTTATAAAATACCTCAATTCAGGTACAACATTTTCTGTTAAACCTTTGCAAGGAGGTTTCATTACGTTTGCAGGGGTGTGGAGTGATAGGCCGGAAGTTTACCTTGaaggtctctctctctctctctgttttTTTCCTTATGTAGCCATTTTTTTAAGATTATAGTTCATCACTGAACTCTTTTAGTAGAACTAGTCATATAGTTGGTTCTTATGCTGTTTTTGCACCTAAATATAACAATACAGATAAAGAAAAGGAGGAGTGATGCAGGGGAGCCAGTAAAGTATTTGGGCTGTGGTGTTTGTGATAACTTGAGCCATTCTGTCACGGTATTAATATTTTCCGTGATAACCTTCTGCTCTATGTTTTTTaattgtaagaattttttttcttacttCATGGTATTAATTGCATTGTGCCACTTGTAGGTGCCAATGGCTACAGATAGCGTTGATGTGCTTGAGAGAATCGTTTCACAGCTTTTTACTACTTCACACATTGGTAATTGCTTCTAAGTGAATGCTACACTTTAAAATAAGGGTTTAAGCccgcacccaagggtgtggcctagtggatAATGAACTGGGTGTGAACCTTGGAGATCAGGTTCAAATTCCAGCAAACACTAGGTGGTTTCTTTCTAGGGTGAAGGccaaaatggaaatgaattatcTTAAGAAATTTTAGTTGATCTCGGTGTCATTTCAATGTAAATAGCGTGTTTAACTTTGTTCTCTGGGATCAATTCACTTCACATTCAAAGTTATGGGCTTTTGTTGTGATTTTAGTCTGGGTTATCCTTCTTACTTGCTAGTTTTGGTTTTCATCTTGATACATCTGTGGCAAAATGATTATCTGAATTGATTTGAGAGTCGAACAAATGGTTCTTGACTGTAATTATCAAATATGCTTTTTTCTTTTGTCCATAGGGGAAATATAGAACTCTATTGTTTTTCATATAATTCTAATACTTGACTTAATTCTCAGAAGCTGAATCAGTCAAATTAAACTTTAATGAACTAAATAGGCCTTATCAATTTGGGACAGAGTATCAGCTTTTGTGTGTGACATTCCATATCCAAGCAGCTTTCAGTAAACTAATTCATTTGATACATTATGTTATTAAGGAAAACTCTGAGCTAACCATTTGAGCATTGCTCTGTGCTTCTTGTTTCTTATCCTTCTTCAACTTCTGTCCCCCGTTTGATTTTTGGAAGAGTCTGAATAGTAATCGTAACTCCGCAACCTTCTATAGGGCTGAGGTAATGTCACTGTAATTTCGTTCTTTGATATAGTTTTTGTGTACACACACACAAGCATTTCTCTATTGGTATTACTATTGCTGATAAGCTCAACAAAGAGGGAGAAATGGAAAGTTGCTCGTTTCCTCTCATGCAGAAGCTCGGCTACTTGTTTTTCATGATTTAGCCAAATTATTGTAAGAACAAGAGTTGTCTTTGAGAGTCATATTAACCATCAAATCTTGAGATTCAAGTTTAAATTGTAACATACAAGTGTCGTAAGTGTTACGATGGTGAAGAGAGCTGGGAGAAGCCTTTTCCTCTTTCCCTTCAATAGGGAGTTTCTGCACTAGCGGCGTTTCTTTTTCACTTAATTGCTAGCTGTATCAAATCTGTAATCTATTCATAGTGAATTTGTAAGATTGCAGACTTTTAAAATTTTCTCTTAAGAATGTTGAATTCCCTTTGGATCAATGAGTTTTAGAGTAACAAACTTCAATTTTACTTCCACATCAACCATTTCTTTGTTGGTTATTTAAAAAAACGTTGTTCTTTTTGTGTCAGAAATAAGCCAAAAGCTATGACTTGTAGGATAATACCCTGTTTTCTGCTTGTATGATTGCTGTTTGAATCTTCGGTGCAGATGTGGAGGACATAAGAGGCATGGGATTGCAGGTCTCAAAGCTTGAAACTGCGGATAGTTCCAAACAAGGTTTTTGTTCTGACTAGAATGTCTTTTCTAGTTACTTACCGTTCCTGTAAAATGCTTGGGCTTTTCTTCATGTTTCATACATCTCTCTATGCCAGTTATGATGTTATGAGGGCGACAGTATGCCATTTAGGAACTGGATTTTCTACTAATTTCATCGACATATATCCAGGGAAAGAGAAATATTCCATCAGATCTTGGCTCACTTCTGCCTCTGCTAAGACGGGTCACCAAAAAGGTGCTGATGCAGGTTTGACTTCCTCGCTTGCTTTCATTGGCTTGTCCAAATATTTATTGCCTCTAATCATGCCTATTGTATGATAGAAATATTACTAACACACTTATCTGGTACTGAAACTCTATGCTGGTTTCGATTGGCTGTGTTCTAATCTCATGGGAGGTTGTAAACCTTTTATAGGAATCTCTTTAATTTGTGTGTCTAAAAAATACTTGAGGACATCATAGTTTATTATTTAGATTGTTTC
The sequence above is a segment of the Lycium barbarum isolate Lr01 chromosome 6, ASM1917538v2, whole genome shotgun sequence genome. Coding sequences within it:
- the LOC132598979 gene encoding DNA repair protein REV1 isoform X3 — protein: MEPSRSANSGSNSKRTSNSNSNQSNKKKKTNQKTLGMAWGANSRSASRPCFNSSPFSNFGSYMAVKNQKLHEQFDAEASSTSLSGPSSSKPIFHSVSIFVDGYTVPSSQELRGYMLKHGGRFENYFSRRRVTHIICSNLPDSKVKNLRSFSRGLPVVKPTWVLDSVAANKLLNWVPYQLDQLASEANNQPKLSAFFMKNIAVSDDAATCSTGQATSRVESPLSYSGPIEDPISFEEWQSAEDLKPCTLEFKEDLVQENYNIDRVEESSCGMAMQELSDAASGDGSHAPFSAPSSPHNDGSACSDWTSDPVKEGPSNSKIPRSPNQGHSTLVDPNFVENYFKYSRLHFIGTWRNRYRKRFPSSPGGFRCTSSGPSSSATANKTIIIHVDMDCFFVSVVIRKRPELKDKPVAICHSDNPRGTAEISSANYPARGYGVKAGMFVRDAKSRCPHLVILSYDFEAYEEVADRFYNILHKYCNKVQAVSCDEAFVDATDSGVEDIQAFVSVIRKEILEATGCTASAGIAGNMLMARLATRIAKPDGQCYIPAEKVEEHLCELPVKALPGIGHVLEEKLNRRQITTCGQLRMIPKETLQKDFGSKTGTTLWNYSRGIDDRLVGMIQESKSIGADVNWGVRFKDLKDVQHFLLNLCKEVSLRLQGCGVIGRKFTLKIKKRRSDAGEPVKYLGCGVCDNLSHSVTVPMATDSVDVLERIVSQLFTTSHIDVEDIRGMGLQVSKLETADSSKQGKEKYSIRSWLTSASAKTGHQKGADADNGKNSIGERQAQLQGDPSTPFIEISAASPSGTAGFGQSGTLPPMNELDIGVIESLPPEVFSEINDMYDGKLAHFIIENRSKGVSEKENISSVCPAAPDEAFAAHEEQQYNEEEIQVVSFPNKLFGDMKSEPMSDASVPNPDVVVNAPVSGGISLMPTSLSQVDTSVFEELPEELRTDILELLPAHRNNESSLDASLVCSDNRNSSPSISSIDLWVGNPPEWVEIFKASNCQILRVLAEMYQRAGAKKQLSAILQRTMSQIYILPDVSTDGWAEAVSCLCELIKQYLKLKISADIEEVYICSCLLRRLTARSKIFLDVYNDLLPHFQASVSENYGGSFYIASVKE
- the LOC132598979 gene encoding DNA repair protein REV1 isoform X1, which codes for MEPSRSANSGSNSKRTSNSNSNQSNKKKKTNQKTLGMAWGANSRSASRPCFNSSPFSNFGSYMAVKNQKLHEQFDAEASSTSLSGPSSSKPIFHSVSIFVDGYTVPSSQELRGYMLKHGGRFENYFSRRRVTHIICSNLPDSKVKNLRSFSRGLPVVKPTWVLDSVAANKLLNWVPYQLDQLASEANNQPKLSAFFMKNIAVSDDAATCSTGQATSRVESPLSYSGPIEDPISFEEWQSAEDLKPCTLEFKEDLVQENYNIDRVEESSCGMAMQELSDAASGDGSHAPFSAPSSPHNDGSACSDWTSDPVKEGPSNSKIPRSPNQGHSTLVDPNFVENYFKYSRLHFIGTWRNRYRKRFPSSPGGFRCTSSGPSSSATANKTIIIHVDMDCFFVSVVIRKRPELKDKPVAICHSDNPRGTAEISSANYPARGYGVKAGMFVRDAKSRCPHLVILSYDFEAYEEVADRFYNILHKYCNKVQAVSCDEAFVDATDSGVEDIQAFVSVIRKEILEATGCTASAGIAGNMLMARLATRIAKPDGQCYIPAEKVEEHLCELPVKALPGIGHVLEEKLNRRQITTCGQLRMIPKETLQKDFGSKTGTTLWNYSRGIDDRLVGMIQESKSIGADVNWGVRFKDLKDVQHFLLNLCKEVSLRLQGCGVIGRKFTLKIKKRRSDAGEPVKYLGCGVCDNLSHSVTVPMATDSVDVLERIVSQLFTTSHIDVEDIRGMGLQVSKLETADSSKQGKEKYSIRSWLTSASAKTGHQKGADADNGKNSIGERQAQLQGDPSTPFIEISAASPSGTAGFGQSGTLPPMNELDIGVIESLPPEVFSEINDMYDGKLAHFIIENRSKGVSEKENISSVCPAAPDEAFAAHEEQQYNEEEIQVVSFPNKLFGDMKSEPMSDASVPNPDVVVNAPVSGGISLMPTSLSQVDTSVFEELPEELRTDILELLPAHRNNESSLDASLVCSDNRNSSPSISSIDLWVGNPPEWVEIFKASNCQILRVLAEMYQRAGAKKQLSAILQRTMSQIYILPDVSTDGWAEAVSCLCELIKQYLKLKISADIEEVYICSCLLRRLTARSKIFLDVYNDLLPHFQKGILGVCICLYFGVIGQASLHCKCWLD
- the LOC132598979 gene encoding DNA repair protein REV1 isoform X2, producing MEPSRSANSGSNSKRTSNSNSNQSNKKKKTNQKTLGMAWGANSRSASRPCFNSSPFSNFGSYMAVKNQKLHEQFDAEASSTSLSGPSSSKPIFHSVSIFVDGYTVPSSQELRGYMLKHGGRFENYFSRRRVTHIICSNLPDSKVKNLRSFSRGLPVVKPTWVLDSVAANKLLNWVPYQLDQLASEANNQPKLSAFFMKNIAVSDDAATCSTGQATSRVESPLSYSGPIEDPISFEEWQSAEDLKPCTLEFKEDLVQENYNIDRVEESSCGMAMQELSDAASGDGSHAPFSAPSSPHNDGSACSDWTSDPVKEGPSNSKIPRSPNQGHSTLVDPNFVENYFKYSRLHFIGTWRNRYRKRFPSSPGGFRCTSSGPSSSATANKTIIIHVDMDCFFVSVVIRKRPELKDKPVAICHSDNPRGTAEISSANYPARGYGVKAGMFVRDAKSRCPHLVILSYDFEAYEEVADRFYNILHKYCNKVQAVSCDEAFVDATDSGVEDIQAFVSVIRKEILEATGCTASAGIAGNMLMARLATRIAKPDGQCYIPAEKVEEHLCELPVKALPGIGHVLEEKLNRRQITTCGQLRMIPKETLQKDFGSKTGTTLWNYSRGIDDRLVGMIQESKSIGADVNWGVRFKDLKDVQHFLLNLCKEVSLRLQGCGVIGRKFTLKIKKRRSDAGEPVKYLGCGVCDNLSHSVTVPMATDSVDVLERIVSQLFTTSHIDVEDIRGMGLQVSKLETADSSKQGKEKYSIRSWLTSASAKTGHQKGADADNGKNSIGERQAQLQGDPSTPFIEISAASPSGTAGFGQSGTLPPMNELDIGVIESLPPEVFSEINDMYDGKLAHFIIENRSKEKENISSVCPAAPDEAFAAHEEQQYNEEEIQVVSFPNKLFGDMKSEPMSDASVPNPDVVVNAPVSGGISLMPTSLSQVDTSVFEELPEELRTDILELLPAHRNNESSLDASLVCSDNRNSSPSISSIDLWVGNPPEWVEIFKASNCQILRVLAEMYQRAGAKKQLSAILQRTMSQIYILPDVSTDGWAEAVSCLCELIKQYLKLKISADIEEVYICSCLLRRLTARSKIFLDVYNDLLPHFQKGILGVCICLYFGVIGQASLHCKCWLD